The DNA window ATGAAGTGAAGCTTCTGGAATTCTGGCTTTCACTTAAGAGCTTTAATACCAACTCTTTGAGTGTTGCCTATATCCCCAACTACCATTGTAACTTCAGATGTACTTATTGTTATGCTCAATCAGTGCGTGATATTAAGAGACAGGAAAGTGAGAATGTTAATGCGGACTTTCTGAAATGGATTGAGAATCTTTTTGCTCTCGCTGAACCCCGGAGTTTTGAAATTACATTTCATGGAGGAGAACCTTTACTTTCAAAACAGGAAATTTTGTTTCTTTGCAAAAGTATTACTGAACTCTGTCAAAAACATAGCGTAAGGTTAAAGGATATTTCCTTCGTTACCAATGGGAGCTTGCTTGATAAGGGTTTTGTTGAAGAAGTTTTACGTCTTGGAATTACCTGTAGAGCCTTGGTGACTCTTGATGGCACTGAGAATATTCACAATAGACGCAGGTTTGATATTAAAGGTAAGGGGACTTTTTCGCTAATAGTTGATAATGTGATTCTGGCCCTCAATCTCGGGATGTTTGTAACAGTAGGTTTTAATTACGACAGGCAAAACTATACTGATATCCCTTACTTTTTAGATTTTCTTGTTGAAAAAGGGTTTGATAAGAGACCCAACTTTCAGTTGATATTTGGGGCAGTGAGAAAGGGCTTAGACCAGGAGAGCGTAGAACATTTCAAAAAATTCGAAATGGGTCAGGTGGAATCAGCAAAAGTCTTAATGTGGGCTTATGGCTCGATTTATGAACCTCTTGAGCTCCTAATGCAGAGGTCTGCAGACTTTGTTCTACCGTATCATTGGGAAAAGTATCCTCTTTGTAAAGAATGTGTGTATCTGCCGGTTTGCCTTGGGGGTTGCTTTGAGCAGGCTTTTATAAGGAAAAAGAAGTTCTACTGTAGAAAACGATACTTTGAGAATCTTCTCCCGGATCTCATTGATCTCACAGTAAGGCTCTATGGAGAGCATCCGAAGCTGACTCAAGGTCAGAAACTTGAACATATTTTTGGAATTGAGCAAATTTAAAATGAATGCGAGTCAAACAGGCTTTAAAATCTTACTTTTAATGTGAGGTTATGAGTAGTCCAATTGTTATAAATAGCCTGAGAAAAGTATATAAAAGACACCTGAGAGAGCCAGGTATAAAGGGTATATTGCGGGGTATTTTTGCTCGTGAATACATAGAAGTTGAAGCACTAAGGGGAATATCCTTTGAGATTTCCTCGGGTGAATTTGTGGGATATATAGGTCCCAATGGTGCTGGCAAAACTACCACTATGAAGATCCTCTCCGGAATTTTGTACCCTACCAGCGGAGAGGTTCGGGTTCTCGGATACTTTCCACCTGATAGGAACCCCGATTTTTTGAAAAGAATTTCCTTTATTATGGGGCAAAAAACCCAGCTCTGGTGGGATTTGCCTGCTATGGATTCCTTTATTTTACTTAAAAAGATTTACGAAATTCCCGATCGTGAATTCTTTAAGGAGGTTAACAACTTAGCGGAGCTGTTAAATGTTGCGGACCTTTTGAAAGTGCCGTTACGGAAGCTTTCTCTTGGCGAGAGGATGAAAATGGAGCTCATAGCTGGCTTGCTTCATGGGCCTGAAGTGATATTCCTTGATGAGCCTACCATTGGCCTTGACTTTATGTCACAGGAAAAGATTCATGAGTTTTTGAAATATTATAATGAGGAGAAGGGAAAGACAATTATTTTAACCAGCCATTATGTGCGGGACATCGAAAAACTTTGCCGGCGCATAATTTTTATCCACAAGGGCCAGGTTTACTATGACGGAGATAGAGAATCTTTTATTGAGAAATTTACAAAAAAACGCGTAATAGTGGCAAAGTTCAGAAACAGGCCACCTGACTCTCTCAATAGGTTAGGAAAGGTAATGGGAGTAGAGGATAACGAGGTTCGCCTTGAGGTTGCAAAGGAGAAGTTGCAGGATGTCCTTCAAGAAATTCTAAAGAATGCAGAAATTGAGGGCCTCTTTGTGGAAGAATTGTCCTTAGAGGATGCCTTAAAAGAAGTTTTTGAGGGTATTCAAAATGAAAAGGCTCAGTAAGTACTTGCAGGTTGTTGTAAACACTATTGCAGAAAGTTCAGAATTCCGGTTTAATCACCTTTTGAGTTTTCTTGTAATTGCCCTTCCGCTGGTTTTTACTATGCTTTTGTGGAGGAAGGTGCTTGGAAAGGGCGGGCAGATTGGCGTTTTTGACCTTCAAAGAATAATCACTTACTACTTTCTCGTGGTGCTTTTTCAGGATATAACCTATCCTGGTCCCTTTTGGGAGATTATTGATCACATCAGGGATGGAGGACTTAACGTTTTTTTTGAGCAAGCCCATTAGTTATCCTGGGTATATTTTTGCCCTTAAACTGGGCATAAATATCCCGTATTTATTTTTATCCTTCCTGACGCTCTTTTTGCTCGGCATCTTTGCGGGTTTTAACAAATACTTGGTTTTTCCGCCAAATATATTTTATTTTGTTCTTTTTTTAATTTCCTTTTTCTTAGCCGTAGTTTTGGGATTTACACTCTCTTTTATTTTCAGCGCTCTCACCTTTTGGCTTGAGGAGGGCAGAGGAATTGAGGTTTTCTTAGAGTTCTTAATTAGCCTCACCAGCGGAGTTATATTGCCCGTATCCCTTTATCCAGGGTTCCTAAAGACTTTATGTAATTTGTTGCCTTTTAGGTACATTTTGAACTTTCCCGTTGAAGTCTACTTAGGTTTAGCAAAGGGCAGGGCACTTTACCTTGGCTTTTTGGCTCAGGCGGGCTGGACATTGATTGTCTTGCTTCTTTTGAAATTTATATGGAACGAAGGGCTCAAGAGATATGAGGCGGTGGGCGCTTAGGGTAAATTATTATTTTTCCTTGTGGCGAGAATTCTTTTTGATGCAGATAAAAAGAGAAACTATTTTCAAGGGCAGTTTTCTCCTCGAGATTGTATCTTATTTAATGTGGTTTGTTTTCA is part of the candidate division WOR-3 bacterium genome and encodes:
- a CDS encoding radical SAM protein — translated: MERSYKVSKYNLYRYNYVYNLRQRSLLRVNDSILKALQNNELENIPPQVMKLLLTAGIVVEGIDEVKLLEFWLSLKSFNTNSLSVAYIPNYHCNFRCTYCYAQSVRDIKRQESENVNADFLKWIENLFALAEPRSFEITFHGGEPLLSKQEILFLCKSITELCQKHSVRLKDISFVTNGSLLDKGFVEEVLRLGITCRALVTLDGTENIHNRRRFDIKGKGTFSLIVDNVILALNLGMFVTVGFNYDRQNYTDIPYFLDFLVEKGFDKRPNFQLIFGAVRKGLDQESVEHFKKFEMGQVESAKVLMWAYGSIYEPLELLMQRSADFVLPYHWEKYPLCKECVYLPVCLGGCFEQAFIRKKKFYCRKRYFENLLPDLIDLTVRLYGEHPKLTQGQKLEHIFGIEQI
- a CDS encoding ATP-binding cassette domain-containing protein, with protein sequence MSSPIVINSLRKVYKRHLREPGIKGILRGIFAREYIEVEALRGISFEISSGEFVGYIGPNGAGKTTTMKILSGILYPTSGEVRVLGYFPPDRNPDFLKRISFIMGQKTQLWWDLPAMDSFILLKKIYEIPDREFFKEVNNLAELLNVADLLKVPLRKLSLGERMKMELIAGLLHGPEVIFLDEPTIGLDFMSQEKIHEFLKYYNEEKGKTIILTSHYVRDIEKLCRRIIFIHKGQVYYDGDRESFIEKFTKKRVIVAKFRNRPPDSLNRLGKVMGVEDNEVRLEVAKEKLQDVLQEILKNAEIEGLFVEELSLEDALKEVFEGIQNEKAQ
- a CDS encoding ABC-2 family transporter protein, which codes for MSKPISYPGYIFALKLGINIPYLFLSFLTLFLLGIFAGFNKYLVFPPNIFYFVLFLISFFLAVVLGFTLSFIFSALTFWLEEGRGIEVFLEFLISLTSGVILPVSLYPGFLKTLCNLLPFRYILNFPVEVYLGLAKGRALYLGFLAQAGWTLIVLLLLKFIWNEGLKRYEAVGA